In Anabaena cylindrica PCC 7122, a single genomic region encodes these proteins:
- a CDS encoding tyrosine-type recombinase/integrase — protein MLINRNGQAKVLTKSEIQQLFHNGFKSSRDKALFAVAFYTACRISEARKMFIIDAFYDGKVRDEIIIRKAHSKGKQGTRSIPTHPNLKKILQEYYDNSAKLVEMKKMIGDWSEKSFNCEGKIIINLAHQCPRCQFAGIFKNGVCNNQQRYKCKKCRHEFFERELPKTDLASENSSAIEFDPLGVTCSTLYGFLLEKSDNPFLFPGRRSKGYISLRNAMSIFVYAFDKLGIDGASTHSCRRTALTMMHREGVILKVLQEISGHKDLGALQKYLEVSEEQARAAINIL, from the coding sequence ATGTTAATTAACCGAAACGGTCAAGCCAAAGTTTTAACTAAATCAGAAATTCAGCAGCTTTTTCACAACGGATTTAAAAGCAGTCGAGATAAAGCTTTGTTTGCAGTCGCTTTTTACACAGCCTGTCGAATTTCAGAAGCCAGAAAAATGTTTATAATTGATGCGTTTTATGATGGTAAAGTCAGAGATGAAATTATCATTCGTAAAGCTCACTCTAAAGGAAAACAAGGTACAAGAAGTATTCCTACTCATCCCAACCTGAAAAAGATTTTACAAGAATATTACGACAATTCTGCCAAATTGGTAGAAATGAAAAAAATGATAGGAGATTGGAGTGAAAAAAGTTTCAATTGCGAAGGTAAAATTATTATCAACTTAGCTCATCAATGTCCTAGATGTCAATTTGCTGGCATCTTTAAAAATGGAGTTTGTAATAATCAACAAAGATATAAGTGCAAAAAATGTCGCCATGAGTTTTTTGAGAGAGAACTACCTAAAACAGATTTAGCTTCTGAAAATTCATCAGCAATTGAGTTTGACCCGCTAGGAGTGACTTGTTCAACTTTATATGGTTTCTTGCTAGAGAAATCTGACAATCCTTTTTTATTTCCAGGAAGGCGAAGCAAGGGTTATATTAGCCTCCGAAACGCCATGAGCATTTTTGTATATGCTTTTGACAAGCTAGGAATTGATGGTGCTTCTACTCATAGTTGTCGGCGGACAGCACTGACTATGATGCACCGAGAAGGAGTAATTTTAAAAGTGCTGCAAGAAATTAGCGGACACAAAGATTTAGGAGCGTTGCAGAAATATCTAGAAGTTTCTGAAGAGCAAGCCCGTGCAGCTATCAATATTTTGTAA
- a CDS encoding ribbon-helix-helix domain-containing protein, giving the protein MLDAMGTNKKVKITFTCTPELKDELQQWADSENRTLSNLVETLSETAVMERKQTQKAS; this is encoded by the coding sequence ATGTTGGATGCTATGGGAACTAATAAGAAAGTAAAAATTACATTTACTTGCACTCCAGAGTTGAAAGACGAATTACAGCAATGGGCTGACAGTGAAAACAGAACATTGTCAAACCTTGTAGAAACTTTGTCAGAAACAGCAGTTATGGAACGGAAACAAACCCAAAAAGCAAGTTAA
- a CDS encoding AAA family ATPase, whose product MKTQSTTALHNSCPINQVSIWVTGTDCIYALNNLSSVAEICLYNQQELSSGTNYFIDDANTPEWQIKDMCWQNPDSCYVHGINTPLEHLISEAFSAKAFFIQMLDYALPFADWAERKDKELLTIKEAIQIAQIAYKYKSGLDLEVELNTLRVRCNQNSYDWNRCMAKLEKEFYQELERRGIPNNSTDPSERLKLEIKRYIAEKDEAKKALIAKELRKQGISNQDIKAIANQLDNSFATPKGKFFSSYDLLSYEPEVAPWLIPGLLPSTGVALLAGDPGIGKSTLAYDCGYSVISGKPFLGETPARVGKVLFLTGDEPFNQLREKIITRGFFEYMGMFDVIHDWDISQDGMLEEKLEQLRPALVIIDSFSSIHQSEVFDENSSNAARGIRKLNRLLERYNCAGLMIHHTNKNKEQKGIHKVRGNTGITAAATAVWLLSGEGNVRRFTTPKLRSSDPVDWNITLDLNSGRFDVVSGNEEIQQSKSVIGRVRELFERLGHNTRLEFIEVKAQVSGTDDSLRKALSRLCNQGIIVKTASKVDSRKIVYYLSSKYILHTPPPSSNCVNLSNKISENITRQSVEILDKSLDKPWDNVGQDVEQVPINTPCPIAENFVGKGFGQDIGQASTSKEGGEVVQDVGQAANVTETEVATDSSKLEITALSSRCSANAEDIASTTPAQQEYQKGDTIRCYPTERHADNAWKVKATIYHIEYSQLSTGQWLPTYCEIRWMDKKGRVHADKIAGGLFDEWVFGKVSGF is encoded by the coding sequence ATGAAAACCCAATCCACAACCGCATTACACAATTCCTGCCCAATTAATCAAGTTTCTATTTGGGTGACTGGCACAGACTGTATCTACGCCTTAAACAATTTGTCCAGTGTCGCTGAAATCTGTTTGTACAACCAGCAAGAACTGTCATCTGGTACAAACTACTTCATTGACGATGCCAACACCCCAGAATGGCAAATCAAAGATATGTGCTGGCAGAATCCAGATAGCTGCTACGTACATGGGATAAACACACCCTTAGAACATTTAATTAGTGAAGCATTTTCAGCCAAAGCATTTTTTATTCAAATGCTGGATTATGCTCTTCCCTTCGCTGATTGGGCAGAACGCAAAGACAAAGAGCTATTGACAATCAAAGAAGCTATCCAAATAGCCCAAATCGCCTATAAATATAAATCGGGACTTGATTTAGAAGTTGAACTCAATACTTTACGAGTAAGATGCAATCAGAACTCCTATGACTGGAATAGGTGTATGGCAAAATTAGAGAAAGAATTTTATCAAGAGTTGGAACGACGGGGAATACCAAACAACTCCACAGATCCATCAGAACGACTCAAACTGGAAATCAAAAGATACATTGCAGAAAAAGACGAAGCTAAAAAGGCACTGATAGCTAAAGAACTGAGAAAACAGGGAATATCCAACCAGGATATTAAGGCGATCGCCAATCAACTTGATAACAGCTTCGCAACTCCCAAGGGAAAATTTTTTAGCAGCTACGATTTATTAAGCTATGAACCGGAAGTTGCACCCTGGTTAATTCCTGGACTATTGCCAAGTACAGGAGTAGCATTATTGGCAGGAGATCCAGGTATAGGAAAATCTACCCTCGCCTACGATTGTGGCTACTCTGTGATCAGTGGCAAACCATTTTTAGGCGAAACACCAGCTAGGGTAGGTAAAGTATTATTTCTGACTGGTGATGAACCATTTAACCAATTGCGAGAAAAAATTATTACCCGTGGCTTTTTTGAATACATGGGAATGTTTGACGTGATTCATGATTGGGATATCTCCCAAGATGGGATGTTAGAGGAAAAATTAGAACAATTAAGGCCAGCTTTAGTCATAATTGACTCATTCTCAAGCATTCACCAATCGGAAGTTTTTGATGAAAATTCCAGTAATGCAGCTAGGGGAATCAGAAAGTTAAATCGACTCCTAGAACGTTACAACTGTGCTGGTTTGATGATTCATCACACCAACAAAAACAAAGAACAGAAGGGTATTCATAAAGTTAGGGGAAATACTGGCATCACAGCAGCGGCCACGGCTGTATGGTTGCTTAGTGGTGAAGGAAATGTCAGAAGATTCACCACACCTAAATTAAGAAGTTCAGATCCAGTTGATTGGAATATCACCCTTGACCTTAACTCCGGTCGCTTTGATGTTGTCAGCGGTAATGAAGAGATACAGCAGTCAAAATCAGTGATTGGACGGGTTAGGGAGCTTTTTGAAAGATTGGGGCATAATACCCGACTAGAATTTATAGAAGTCAAAGCACAGGTAAGCGGTACTGATGATAGCTTACGTAAAGCTCTTAGTCGTTTGTGCAATCAAGGCATAATCGTCAAAACTGCTAGTAAGGTAGACTCTCGTAAAATTGTTTACTATTTATCATCTAAGTACATTTTACATACCCCCCCTCCCTCTAGTAATTGTGTAAATTTGTCCAATAAAATCTCTGAAAACATTACTAGACAAAGCGTTGAGATATTGGACAAATCATTGGACAAACCGTGGGACAATGTTGGACAAGATGTTGAACAAGTACCTATAAATACACCTTGTCCAATAGCTGAAAACTTTGTTGGAAAAGGATTTGGACAAGATATTGGACAAGCCTCTACAAGTAAGGAGGGGGGGGAGGTTGTTCAAGATGTTGGACAAGCTGCAAATGTAACTGAAACTGAAGTTGCTACTGATAGCAGTAAATTAGAGATCACTGCCCTCTCTTCCAGATGCTCCGCGAACGCCGAAGACATCGCTTCCACTACTCCTGCCCAACAGGAATATCAAAAAGGCGATACAATCCGCTGTTACCCAACTGAACGACACGCTGATAACGCTTGGAAAGTAAAGGCAACGATTTACCACATCGAATATTCCCAGCTATCAACAGGCCAGTGGCTACCTACATATTGTGAAATCCGATGGATGGATAAAAAAGGTAGAGTTCATGCAGATAAAATCGCTGGTGGATTATTTGATGAGTGGGTGTTTGGCAAGGTAAGCGGTTTTTGA
- a CDS encoding type I restriction-modification system subunit M yields the protein MAEKAAKQNNSESFEQKLWKTADKLRKNIDAAEYKHIVLGLIFLKYISDAFEELHQKLLAGEGEYEGANPEDSEEYAAENVFFVPVAARWPSLQAQAKQPTIGKLVDEAMEAIEQENLKRLKGILPKVYGQQKLDQKSLGGLIDLIGSITLGDAEAQAQDVLGRVYEYFLGQFALAEGKKGGQFYTPESIVRLLVEILEPYNGRVFDPCCGSGGMFVQSEKFIKNHQGRLDDISIYGQESNETTYKLCRMNLAIRGIDGSNIKWNPEGSFLNDAHKDLKADFVIANPPFNDSDWGGELLRNDGRWLDKDLVPPVGNANFAWVSHFIYHLAPTGSAGFVLSNGSLSSNTSGEGDIRKALVQKDLVDCIVMLPTQLFYNTGIPACLWFLSRYKNGNKHRARHGEVLFIDASELGYMVNRSSRAFTEAEISKIADTYHEWKKSGGSYRDIKGFCKSANLAAIEKHNFVLTPGRYVGIPDEVEDGVSFEEKMGALTADLAAQMNEGLALDAEIKIQLAKVGFSLEVE from the coding sequence ATGGCAGAAAAAGCAGCAAAGCAGAATAATTCCGAGTCATTTGAACAAAAACTATGGAAAACGGCGGATAAACTCCGAAAAAATATTGATGCTGCTGAGTACAAGCACATTGTCTTAGGCTTAATTTTTCTCAAATATATCTCCGATGCCTTTGAAGAGTTGCACCAAAAACTGCTTGCAGGTGAGGGAGAATACGAAGGAGCTAATCCCGAAGATTCAGAAGAATATGCGGCAGAAAATGTGTTTTTTGTGCCAGTAGCGGCGCGGTGGCCATCTCTCCAAGCCCAGGCCAAACAGCCGACTATTGGCAAACTGGTTGATGAAGCTATGGAAGCTATTGAACAGGAAAACCTCAAACGCTTAAAAGGGATTTTACCTAAAGTCTATGGACAGCAGAAATTAGATCAAAAATCCTTGGGTGGATTAATTGATTTAATTGGTTCAATTACTCTAGGGGATGCCGAAGCACAGGCACAGGATGTATTAGGGCGGGTTTATGAGTATTTCTTAGGACAGTTTGCCCTAGCTGAAGGTAAAAAAGGCGGACAGTTTTACACCCCAGAAAGCATTGTCCGGTTATTGGTAGAAATTCTCGAACCTTACAATGGGCGGGTTTTTGACCCCTGTTGTGGTTCTGGGGGAATGTTTGTCCAGAGTGAGAAATTTATCAAAAATCACCAAGGGCGTTTGGATGATATCTCAATTTATGGGCAAGAAAGCAACGAGACAACCTATAAGTTGTGCCGGATGAATTTGGCAATTAGAGGCATTGACGGCTCAAATATTAAGTGGAATCCTGAAGGTTCGTTTCTCAATGATGCTCACAAGGACTTAAAAGCGGATTTTGTCATTGCTAATCCTCCTTTTAATGATAGTGATTGGGGCGGCGAGTTATTGCGAAATGATGGCCGCTGGCTAGATAAGGATCTTGTCCCTCCAGTGGGGAATGCCAATTTTGCTTGGGTATCCCATTTCATTTACCACTTAGCACCCACAGGTTCGGCGGGTTTTGTCTTGTCCAACGGTTCGCTGTCCTCAAATACCAGCGGTGAGGGAGATATTCGCAAAGCTTTAGTGCAGAAGGATTTGGTAGATTGTATTGTCATGTTGCCAACCCAGCTTTTTTACAATACGGGTATTCCTGCTTGCTTGTGGTTTCTTAGTCGGTATAAGAACGGCAATAAACATAGAGCTAGACATGGTGAGGTATTGTTTATTGATGCTTCCGAGTTGGGTTATATGGTGAATCGCAGTAGTCGGGCTTTTACGGAAGCTGAAATTAGCAAGATTGCTGATACTTACCATGAGTGGAAAAAGTCCGGGGGCAGTTACCGTGATATTAAGGGCTTTTGTAAGTCGGCTAATTTAGCTGCAATTGAAAAGCATAATTTTGTGTTGACACCAGGACGGTATGTAGGTATTCCTGATGAAGTGGAGGATGGGGTAAGCTTTGAGGAGAAGATGGGGGCTTTAACGGCAGATTTGGCGGCTCAGATGAATGAGGGTTTGGCTCTGGATGCTGAGATTAAAATACAGTTAGCTAAGGTTGGTTTTTCTTTGGAGGTGGAATGA
- a CDS encoding Uma2 family endonuclease, with product MIAVKDKFPKLTPEEYFVWEEKQLLRHEYLNGELYAMSGGTQNHGRIASNIIFIVKGHLRGGGCQVGNSDCRVNIFETKDYVYPDVSVTCDERDRTAIQAIQYPCLIVEVLSPSTASYDRGDKFRLYRRNPSLQDYVLVDAEKIAIDLYRKNERGNWEIFNYQLGDNIELRSIDLSFPIESVYEDIVFEELG from the coding sequence ATGATTGCTGTAAAAGATAAGTTTCCTAAGTTAACACCCGAAGAATATTTTGTCTGGGAAGAAAAACAACTGCTTCGCCATGAGTATCTTAATGGTGAACTTTACGCTATGAGTGGGGGAACTCAAAATCATGGCCGAATTGCTAGTAATATTATTTTCATTGTTAAAGGTCATTTACGGGGCGGTGGTTGTCAGGTTGGTAATTCCGATTGTCGTGTAAATATTTTTGAAACGAAAGATTATGTTTATCCTGATGTGAGCGTTACTTGCGATGAGCGAGATAGGACTGCAATTCAAGCAATTCAATATCCCTGTCTAATTGTTGAGGTTTTATCTCCCAGTACAGCCAGTTATGACCGAGGGGATAAATTTAGATTGTATCGTCGCAATCCTAGTTTGCAAGATTATGTTTTGGTTGATGCTGAGAAAATAGCGATTGATTTATACCGCAAAAATGAGCGCGGTAATTGGGAGATTTTTAATTATCAGTTGGGGGATAATATCGAGCTACGAAGTATTGATTTAAGTTTTCCCATTGAGTCAGTTTATGAGGATATTGTTTTTGAGGAATTAGGATAA
- a CDS encoding restriction endonuclease subunit S: MSEWKIYKIDQLKSSHKTAISIGPFGSRMKSDCYVLKGIPVIRGNNISDTPNFIGDFVFIAEEQAKDYKSSKVYKNDLVFPHRGNIGEAGIVTENQYKEYIISSSLMKLSCNTDLVYPKFLYYFFKSNQGRKKLLENASQVGTPGIATPLTSLKNIEINLPLLEEQKRIADILSCLDAKIENLRRQNETLEQIAQTLFKHWFIDFDFPNADGKPYKSSGGEMSPSELGDIPEGWRVGKFSTFFDLFSGGTPKTSISEYWSGSIKWLSAKDVTRNHKHFVIETEKTITSKGLQKSAAKLLPIYTTVVSARGTVGNYCLLSEEMAISQSNFGVYPKSSNQVFFGHLLMSSLIERLKSQAYGSVFDTVTASTFNELYILIPELNVAEDFENKIKLIFHKILLNEKQIKTLTKTRDALLPKLMSGQLRVKE; encoded by the coding sequence ATGAGTGAGTGGAAAATATATAAAATAGACCAACTGAAATCTAGTCATAAAACAGCAATTTCAATTGGTCCATTTGGTTCAAGAATGAAAAGTGATTGCTATGTACTTAAAGGTATTCCTGTTATTCGTGGCAATAATATTTCTGATACACCAAATTTTATCGGTGATTTTGTATTTATCGCAGAAGAACAAGCGAAAGATTATAAATCCAGTAAAGTTTATAAAAACGATCTTGTTTTTCCTCACAGAGGGAATATAGGAGAAGCTGGAATAGTTACAGAAAATCAGTACAAAGAGTACATAATTTCATCAAGTTTAATGAAACTATCTTGCAATACCGATTTAGTATATCCAAAATTTTTGTACTATTTTTTTAAATCCAATCAAGGTAGAAAAAAATTACTAGAAAATGCCTCACAGGTTGGGACTCCAGGTATTGCAACTCCACTAACTTCTCTAAAAAATATTGAAATTAATCTACCTCTATTAGAAGAACAAAAAAGAATTGCTGATATTTTATCTTGTCTTGATGCGAAAATTGAGAACTTGAGGCGACAAAATGAAACTCTGGAACAAATCGCACAAACACTCTTTAAGCATTGGTTTATAGATTTCGATTTCCCCAACGCAGACGGTAAACCCTATAAATCATCTGGTGGTGAGATGTCGCCCTCAGAGTTAGGCGATATTCCCGAAGGTTGGCGTGTTGGGAAGTTTTCAACTTTTTTTGATTTATTTAGTGGCGGAACACCTAAAACTAGTATTTCTGAATATTGGAGTGGCAGTATTAAATGGTTGTCTGCAAAAGATGTCACACGCAATCATAAACATTTTGTTATTGAAACAGAAAAAACAATCACAAGTAAAGGTCTTCAGAAATCAGCAGCGAAGTTATTACCCATATATACAACAGTTGTATCGGCTAGAGGAACTGTAGGTAATTATTGTCTTTTATCAGAGGAAATGGCAATTAGTCAGTCAAATTTTGGCGTTTATCCAAAATCATCAAATCAAGTATTTTTTGGTCATTTATTAATGTCAAGCCTAATTGAAAGGTTGAAATCGCAAGCTTATGGTAGTGTTTTTGATACAGTTACAGCATCTACATTTAATGAGTTATATATTTTAATTCCTGAGTTAAATGTGGCTGAAGATTTTGAAAACAAAATAAAACTTATTTTTCATAAAATTTTGCTAAATGAAAAACAAATCAAAACCTTAACTAAAACCCGTGATGCTTTATTACCTAAATTAATGAGTGGACAACTCCGCGTTAAAGAATAA
- a CDS encoding DUF6883 domain-containing protein has product MKLSTDVIIPDAKINQYLLLYREQDDKSKFLAQGGFTQDNSEQLKQAILELIQTEEAIEDSSNQYGIFYRVEGNLKGINRNLAVVTIWLERAIDKKIQFITLKPKKEKKS; this is encoded by the coding sequence ATGAAACTATCTACTGATGTCATTATTCCCGATGCAAAAATCAATCAATATCTTTTATTATATCGAGAACAAGACGACAAATCTAAATTTTTAGCTCAAGGTGGATTTACTCAAGATAATTCAGAACAACTTAAACAAGCCATTTTAGAACTCATACAAACAGAAGAAGCCATAGAAGATAGTAGTAATCAGTACGGCATATTCTATCGAGTAGAAGGTAACTTAAAAGGAATCAATCGAAATCTGGCAGTTGTAACAATTTGGCTAGAACGTGCCATTGACAAGAAAATTCAATTTATCACCCTAAAACCTAAAAAGGAGAAAAAATCATGA
- a CDS encoding DUF4926 domain-containing protein, with the protein MINLYQRVSLAQDFPEYHLKKGDIATFIDTVPHPTDGEEGYILEIFNALGESINTVIVPKSTVVELKADEILSVRSLAEIS; encoded by the coding sequence ATGATTAATCTCTATCAACGAGTTTCTTTAGCCCAAGACTTCCCAGAATATCACCTCAAAAAAGGAGACATTGCCACCTTTATTGATACCGTTCCCCATCCTACCGACGGTGAAGAAGGCTATATTCTCGAAATATTTAACGCTCTTGGCGAGTCCATTAATACGGTCATTGTCCCCAAATCAACTGTTGTAGAACTCAAAGCCGATGAAATTCTTTCTGTACGTTCCCTAGCCGAAATATCATGA
- a CDS encoding type I restriction endonuclease subunit R, with product MKSALTEAEIEAYQLQLLQTLGYSYCNGYDIQPEGSNQERESFGEVILKHRLPQSISRINPTIPYDAQYQAQREIFNIASSDLLNNNEIFHKYLTEGITVEYQKDGETRGQPVQLIDWEHPENNEFVAVNQFTVIEDNHNHRPDIVLFINGLPLVVIELKNAVDEKANLNAAYNQLQTYKQRIPSLFTYNALLVISDGLSARAGSLTAGFNRFSTWKVPPSAGEGNRQNPEINELEILTNGLLNQQTLLDLIRYFTVFEKSKTTDLKTDIVSITTVKKIAAYHQYYAVNKAIQSIITASSPEGNHKGGVLWHTQGSGKSLSMVFLAGKLVLNKSLQNPTIVMLTDRNDLDDQLFDTFAGCQQLLRQDPQQAENRDQVRELLNTNSGGIIFTTVQKFSPADGETLYPQISPRPNIIVLADEAHRSQYGFTATQVDIKDENGNITGKRTKYGFAKYIRDALPNATFIGFTGTPVEQTDKNTPAIFGEYIDIYDISQAVKDGATVPIYYESRLVKVDLDAAGRQLLDELDEDLSFEDLSTTQKAKAKQTQLEAIVGSTKRIKQIALDIVTHFEARQQVNKGKAMIVTMSRLIAVNLYDAIIQLRPDWHNADINLGKIKVVMTTSASDEGNLVKHHTSKGQRQTLAQRLKDPDNSLELAIVCDMWLTGFDAPCLHTMYIDKPLKSHNLMQAIARINRVYFEKTGGLIVDYLGLAAELKKALSFYSQSGGQGALTLDQDVAVGILLAKLEIVKQIISGFAYQHYFHTDTGEKLNILKNAVNYVATPTIKDRFLTEVHALSQAHSLAVPHPQALAASETISFFQAIQASLRKLESSGDGGGLNNQDIETAIRQVVDQALVSDAVINIFDEAGIKNPDISIISAEFMAEVRGMEHQNLAVELLQKLLKDEVKTRSRTNIVQSRKLSEMLEDALRRYRNQVISVTDVLEALLELAKDTKAADARGEELGLEPFELAFYDALSQNQSAQDIMGVDKLRELAIVLVERIRQNASIDWNLKESVRSRMKIAVKRLLRKYGYPPDMEALAMELVLEQAKVFTEFEVSTQQ from the coding sequence ATGAAATCTGCCCTCACCGAAGCCGAAATCGAAGCATACCAACTCCAACTCCTGCAAACCCTGGGATATAGCTACTGCAACGGCTATGACATCCAACCAGAAGGCAGTAACCAAGAACGGGAAAGCTTCGGTGAAGTAATTTTAAAACATAGACTCCCCCAGTCCATATCCAGAATTAACCCCACCATTCCTTATGATGCCCAATATCAGGCACAACGGGAAATATTTAATATAGCCAGTTCCGACTTACTCAATAACAACGAAATATTTCATAAATACCTCACAGAAGGCATCACCGTTGAATATCAAAAAGACGGCGAAACCAGAGGCCAACCTGTGCAATTAATTGACTGGGAACACCCGGAAAATAACGAATTTGTGGCAGTTAATCAATTTACAGTTATTGAAGATAATCATAACCACCGCCCCGATATTGTCTTATTTATTAACGGCTTACCCCTGGTTGTGATTGAACTAAAAAACGCCGTAGATGAAAAAGCCAATCTCAACGCCGCCTATAACCAACTGCAAACCTATAAACAGAGAATCCCCAGTCTATTTACCTATAATGCCCTATTAGTAATTTCAGATGGACTTTCCGCCCGTGCTGGTTCACTCACCGCTGGTTTTAACCGCTTCTCCACATGGAAAGTACCTCCCTCAGCAGGTGAGGGAAATAGGCAGAATCCAGAAATAAACGAACTAGAAATTTTAACCAATGGCTTACTCAATCAGCAAACTTTACTAGATTTAATTCGCTATTTTACTGTGTTTGAAAAGTCCAAAACCACAGACTTAAAAACAGATATTGTTAGCATTACCACTGTTAAAAAAATCGCTGCTTATCATCAATATTACGCCGTTAATAAAGCCATTCAATCTATCATCACCGCCTCATCCCCAGAAGGAAATCATAAAGGCGGTGTTCTTTGGCACACTCAAGGCAGCGGTAAATCTCTCTCAATGGTGTTTCTAGCCGGAAAACTAGTTTTAAACAAAAGCCTCCAGAACCCCACCATTGTCATGTTGACAGACCGCAATGATTTAGATGATCAACTATTCGATACCTTTGCTGGCTGTCAACAACTCCTTAGACAAGACCCCCAACAAGCAGAAAATCGAGATCAAGTGCGGGAACTGCTCAACACCAACTCAGGCGGTATCATTTTTACCACCGTCCAGAAATTTTCCCCCGCTGATGGCGAAACTCTTTATCCCCAAATTAGCCCTCGCCCGAATATCATTGTCTTGGCAGATGAAGCCCACCGCAGCCAATACGGGTTCACAGCTACACAAGTTGATATCAAAGACGAAAACGGCAACATCACAGGCAAACGCACCAAATACGGCTTTGCCAAATATATCCGTGATGCCCTGCCAAATGCTACTTTTATCGGCTTCACCGGCACACCCGTAGAACAAACAGACAAAAACACCCCCGCCATTTTCGGTGAATATATTGACATCTACGACATCTCCCAAGCCGTCAAAGATGGGGCAACCGTGCCGATTTATTATGAAAGCCGGTTAGTAAAAGTGGATTTAGACGCAGCCGGGAGACAACTCCTAGATGAACTAGACGAAGACCTCAGCTTTGAAGACCTCAGCACTACTCAAAAAGCCAAAGCTAAACAAACCCAACTAGAAGCAATTGTCGGTTCTACTAAAAGAATAAAACAGATTGCCCTAGATATTGTCACCCACTTTGAGGCACGGCAACAGGTAAACAAAGGCAAAGCCATGATTGTTACCATGAGCCGCTTAATTGCTGTTAATCTCTATGATGCCATTATTCAACTCCGTCCAGATTGGCACAATGCAGATATAAACTTGGGCAAAATCAAAGTTGTCATGACCACCTCTGCATCTGATGAAGGTAATTTAGTTAAACATCACACCAGCAAAGGGCAACGGCAAACCCTCGCCCAACGCCTCAAAGACCCGGACAACTCCCTAGAATTAGCCATAGTCTGCGATATGTGGCTGACAGGCTTTGATGCCCCATGTCTGCATACCATGTATATTGACAAACCACTGAAAAGTCATAATTTAATGCAAGCGATCGCCAGAATTAACCGTGTCTATTTTGAAAAAACAGGCGGACTGATTGTAGACTATTTGGGACTGGCTGCTGAACTCAAAAAAGCCCTATCTTTCTATTCTCAAAGTGGCGGACAAGGCGCATTAACCCTAGATCAAGATGTGGCTGTGGGCATACTCCTAGCCAAACTAGAAATAGTCAAGCAAATCATCTCAGGCTTTGCCTATCAGCATTATTTTCACACTGACACCGGCGAAAAACTCAATATCCTCAAAAATGCCGTTAACTATGTAGCTACACCGACTATCAAAGATAGATTTCTGACCGAAGTTCACGCCCTCTCCCAAGCCCATTCTCTGGCTGTTCCTCATCCCCAAGCGCTCGCCGCATCGGAAACCATCTCCTTTTTCCAAGCCATCCAAGCCAGCCTCAGAAAACTAGAAAGCAGTGGTGATGGTGGTGGACTCAACAACCAAGACATCGAAACCGCCATTCGTCAAGTTGTAGATCAGGCGTTGGTATCCGATGCCGTAATTAACATTTTTGATGAAGCAGGTATAAAAAACCCTGATATTTCTATCATCTCCGCTGAATTTATGGCAGAAGTGCGGGGGATGGAACATCAAAACTTGGCGGTGGAACTGTTGCAAAAATTACTCAAGGATGAAGTGAAAACCCGCAGTCGGACAAATATTGTCCAAAGTCGCAAACTTTCGGAGATGTTGGAAGATGCCCTACGCCGCTATCGTAACCAAGTCATCAGTGTGACAGATGTTTTAGAAGCACTGCTGGAACTGGCAAAAGATACCAAAGCTGCTGATGCTAGAGGTGAAGAACTAGGATTAGAACCTTTTGAACTGGCTTTTTATGATGCTCTCTCCCAAAACCAAAGCGCCCAGGATATTATGGGTGTTGATAAGCTGCGCGAATTAGCCATCGTTCTAGTTGAGAGAATCCGCCAAAACGCCTCTATTGACTGGAATCTCAAGGAAAGTGTGCGATCGCGCATGAAGATTGCCGTTAAGCGTCTGCTGCGTAAATATGGCTACCCTCCCGACATGGAAGCCCTAGCGATGGAACTGGTCTTAGAACAAGCCAAAGTTTTTACTGAATTTGAAGTTTCCACACAACAATGA